Genomic DNA from Candidatus Koribacter versatilis Ellin345:
TTGCGGCCCCGATTGGCTCCGGCACAACCGATTCCAACGGCAATGCCGCGATCACCACCAGTCCCGCTACGGAAGGTCTGTACAACTACTCAGCCGAGGCTTCGCTCGGTTCGTACAGCCCGAGCACGGGCAACGCAAGTCTCCAGGTGGACCAGCCCACTACCCATCCGTCGGCCAACACCTTCTGCAACAACGGTGAGATTGACATTACTGCTTCAAGTGCACAGCCACTGGAGTATCCGTCGCGCATTTTAGTGAGCAATCTGGCGGGCACTACGCAGTCTGTGTCGGTGTCGATCAACCACGTCACTCACAGCAACGTGAACGAACTGGCGATGATGCTTGCCTCTCCTGGAAACGCAGATCTCGTGTTCTGGTCTGGCGTGGGTGCCGGAGGTGTCACTGATCAGAACTTTGTGATTGCAGACACCGCCGCTACACGCTTCCCGCCTGGCACGCTTTCCGGAGGTACCTATCAACCCAGCGCGGGCGTCACTCTGAGTTTCCCATCGCCTGCCCCCGCACCCGTTTACGCCGCGGTCCAGGGTTCCGGGACTCTCCACGCAGAGTTCGCGGGTTTCGATCCCAACGGCTACTGGTCGTTCTTCGCACTTGATAACACCGCCGATGGGAGCACCGGCAGCATTGGCCAGCGCTGCCTCACGTTTACCCAGAACGCGCCGTCAGTCGGTATCAGCATCAACCATGTGCCTGATGTTTTCGTGCTTGGAGACACCAACGATACCTACACAATCAATGTCACGAACCATGGTCCTGGACCCACCGATTCATCGCTGATCCTCACTGACACTCTGCCCAGCGGGCTCAGCGTCGTCTCCATGGCCGGTACGAATGTCGACACCGGCTGGAGTTGCGACTCCGGGACGCTTACCTGCACGCGCAGCACGCCGCTGGCGTACAACGCAAGCGATCCGGTTACGCTGACGGTGAGCGTCGGCTCGAACGCGCCTGTCGGAAGCAACTCGATCACGAATTCGGCGACGGTTGCCGGGGGGAGCGCAAGCGGCGGGACCGCGAACGATCCAACCACCGTGGCCTCGCCGACCGCGATCATGCTGAACCCGACGCCGGGCACCACGCTTCCGGGCGCATCGACGACGTTCACTTGGACGGCGGGGGCGAGTGCTACGGCCTATAGCTTGTACATCGGCAGCACGCCCGGAGCGCACGATCTCGGATATGTCTACGCGGGCTCGTCACTCTCGACAGATGTAAACAACTTGCCCACCGGCGGTGGAACCGTATACCTAACGCTCTACTCTTATTTGAAGAGCGGCTGGTCGGGCACCCGGTATCAATATTCCGCTTCCGGCATCCCAACTGCCGCGACCATGGCAACACCCACCGACGGGTCGACGCTGCCGGCCTCAACGCTCTTCACGTGGAATCCTGGTTCCGGCGTGACGCAGTACAGTCTCTACGTCGGGACCACCCCTGGAGGCAACGACATCGCGTTTGTCAACGCTCGAACCGGTACGAGCGCGAGCGTTAGCATTCCCCAGACTGGCGGCCTAGTGTATACGAAGCTCTACTCGCTGATCAGCGGAACATATCAATCCAACTTGTATAAGTACGTAGCCGGTGGCGTCGGCGCTCCAGCGACCATGACCGTTCCAACCGATGGATCCACGATCTCCGGAGGGTCAGCAGCGTTTCAGTGGACCGCCGGAACCGGAGTAAGCCAATACAGCCTGTACATTGGGACGACACCAGGGGCCAGCGATCTCCGCTACGTGAATGCGCACCTGGGATTGGCTTCCACCGTCAATGGATTGCCGACGGACGGCAGCACGGTCTACGTGACGCTGTACTCGTTGATCGGCGGCCACTATCAGCACACCGTTTACAGCTATATAACCAGCCCGTAGAGCCAGAGTGCTTCGGGTGTCCCACTTCTCGCGGTTTTCGAGAAGTGGATAGACCCACATCAATGCGTGTTCCCAGTCACATCGTGTGCCAATAAGAGCAAGGATGCTCTCGGCGGAAAACTCGGGGACAGACCGGATGTCTCGCATCCCACGAACATCGCTCTGTGATATAAGGCGGAGTCCTTGAGTTCGTAGGACAAAATATGGTAAACGTCCGGTCTGTCCCCGGTTTTTTCCTGGCAGGAAGTCGAAAGCTACAGCGCAGCCCAAACCGACGCCAAGTTCAGTCACGGCGTCTGCCCCGATTGCCTCGATAAGTTCTACCCCGAAGTCCAGAACATCGCCGCGCGATAAGCTTCCGTCGCCACGCGCGGGTACCGAAGCCCGGCTGGAAATCTCGTGAGGACGACTTCAAAACCTTTGAAAAGGGCACGACTTCAGTCATGTCAAACCCGCCTACAATAGAATCTGGGCGTCAGCCCCTGCGTATCGTCCTCATGCCCGACACCCCAACCCGCAAGAACCCACCCCGCCCTCTTCTACTGCGCCCACTGCGCCGAAGAAGTCCACGACCCGCTAACCTGCGGCGACCGCTCGGCCGTCATCTGCCGCGTCTGCGGAACACCGCTGGGGACAGTTTCGGAGTTTCGGGGACAGTCCCCGAAACTCCAAACTCCGAAACTCGGTTCTAGGCCTGCTGACTTCGAAACACGTCACCATTCCTTGAATCGAGGACTCGTCTCAGCGCTGACGCTACGAAAGCCGCCAAGACAAATTGAACTAAGTTCGCTCCGAGGAACCCTAAGACGCTCTCGATTCCAAGGCTTCTCAATGATTCAGTGGCGAGCGCATAGAGCGAAAATGGAAGTAGAATCGCGATCGCTAATATGTTTGCATGCCTCTTTTGAACTAGTGCAGCGTACAAACCAATGACGCATCCGGTTAATGGCGCGATGACGTACTCTATCCACTTATGTGCAGCTGCCATGGCTGAAATCAACGGGACGGCGTTATTGGTCTGTCGCGCTTCCGCAAACAGTCTCGGCATCTCATAATGCGAGTCAAGTATCGCATTTGCCCAAATGATCAGAATCAGACACAAGACTGTTCCAGCAAGATACTTCAGGACAATCTTCATGGTGTTCCTTACTCCTGAAATTCATGGCGTTGGAAGACCCTTTCCTGCATAGCATTCGAAACATTTTCCGCAGTTCGAGTCACCTTGAAACGATGCTTGCACATGAGCCCAGCCTGGACTTGAAGAGCCTGTTACCTGATATAACTGTAACTCGTTTTCTATGTATCCGCCCGTCTGATTACCCATCGCTTGATTCATCTGTTGTGACCTGTCGAACACCTTGCACAGATAGCAATTGGTATTACAGGTAGCGGAATCAACAAACTTGTTGGGCGAAAATCGGGGCGAAAATCGGGAAAATCGGGACGGAAAATCGGGGAAAATCGGGGACAGACGAAATAATTCCCATTTTCGCTTCATCATGACGAATTCGCTCTTTGTGGGATGCGCCCGCAACGGCACTGCTTGCTAGTTTCACAGACATGGCCCGCTTGCCTCGTGTCGTTGCCGTCGGCGTCCCGCACCATGTAACCCAGCGCGGCAACGCCCGACAGTTCCTCCTCACAACCGACGCAGAACGCACCATCTACCTCGCGCTGCTGCGGCAATCGGCAGAACTCCGAGGCCTCGCGGTCCTCGGTTACTGCCTGATGTCGAACCACGTTCACCTCGTCGTCATTCCTCACCATGCCGACTCGCTCGCCCTCGCGCTCAAGCAAGCCCACGGACGCTACGCCGCATTCTGGAACGCCAGTCACCAGTCCAGCGGACACGTCTGGCAGGGCCGCTTCTTCTCTTGTCCCCTCGATCGCGAACACCTCTGGCGTGCCCTCCGCTACACCGAACTCAACCCCGTCCGCGCCGGATTGGTATTAAGCGCCGAAACATGGTCTTGGTCGAGTGCGGGAGCCCATTGTGGTTCCACCCTTCGGCCAGGTTGGCTCGAAATGGAGACTTGGGACTCGTGGTGGACGCCGTCCGCGTGGCGCGAGTATCTGAGCGCGGGTGAAACCGAAGGCGAGCGCATCGAGATCCGCCGCCGCACCTACAGCGGCCGACCGCTCGGAGAACCGGCCTTCGTCGAACAACTAGAGCAGGCGATCCACCGTCAACTCACCCCACGCAAGCGCGGACGCCCGGCGAAAGAAGTTCCAGCGGATCATGAAGAATCCTTGATCTCCCCCGAATAATTAGTGATTATTTCGTCTGTCCCCGATTTTCCCCCTCCGGCGACGGCCACACCTACACCTACGACTCCGAGAACCGCATCACCACCGCCGCGGGCGTTACCTACACCTACGATGGCGACGGCGAGCGTGTCCAGAAGTCCAGCGGCGAAACCTACTGGGGCGGCGGCGCCGGCCATGCGCTGGTCGAGACCGACAACTCCGGCACTCCCACCGCCGAATACATCTACTTCCTCGGCAAAGTGCTCGCCCGCCGCGATCTTCCCAGCGGAACGGTGAAGTATTACTTCGGCGACCACCTCGGCTCCGCGTCTGTCCTTACCGACATCCAGGGCAACATCTACAAGCAGTACGACTACGCCCCCTACGGCGAACTCCACTGGCAGAGCGGGTCCGACACCAACCATTACCTCTTCACCGGCAAAGAACGCGACACCGAAACCGGCAACGACTACTTTGGCGCGGTATTACGAGTCGGCGATGGGAAGGTTCATGACGCCGGATTGGGCAGCCACACCGGTGCCGATTCCATACGCGAAACCGGCGCTACCCCAATCGCTGAACCTATACGGCTACGTCGCGAACAATCCAATAACCGGAATCGATCCGGATGGGCATCAGGATCCCAAGTCGGCGCCAGCAGGAGACAAACCAGTTCAGACTACGAAGGAATGTGATGCTGCGACCGGTGCTTCATGCACCACCGAAGAAGAGGACACGTACGACACACAGCGAAGCGGAAATCAGATCACGCTCTATGTTAAACACGTCACCACGACAACGGATGCGAATGGTAAAGTGATCTCAACGAACGAGACGATCACGAATGCGATTTACAATGTGCAAAAGGATGGCACGATTGGTTTTTCCCGAGCACTGCAGGGCGAACCAGGGGACCAGCATTCGGTTACCCAGAACGATGCCGAGAAGGCGCTCGGTGGAGCTTCGCGCGTGTACGATCAAATCGCGGACAAAATCCGAACCGATGGATTACTGCGATATGTCGGAACAGTTGTTGCTGCAATTCCCTCTGCGGCCCATTTTGTTCATGAGGTTGCCGAGAAAAGTTTTCTTAAGGCGGCCGGGACCACCATAGAGCACTTCTCCATTGAGCATGTAATTGATGAAGGCGCTCTCGTTGAAAAATAGCTCCAGCGCTCTGCTGGAATTTTGGATGGAATGCGGAATGTCAGAAGAAACGGAGCCAAAATCTGTTTACTCACTTCTGCGAATTATTTCGCTTGCCACATTATGGATGGCGTTTTACGCGTGGGCCAAATTGTCGCGAACGAGCAGCATCTCACCTGCACTGCTCTTGGCGGTGTACGTCCTCATCGGAACAGCCCGATTAGTCCTAAATTTCAGAGAAGCAACAAAGTTGGAGTTTTGCTGCGAAACCGTACATGTTCTTGCAATGATGTCTTTCGTCTACGGTGCATTTCACGAATCGGCGCCTTTCACTTGGGCCTTCATCTACGCCACGATCTTCTATCTCCCTAGTCACACACTTCACTGCAATCGCAAGCTAGCATTTGTGATCGGGCTTCTCATACTCTGTATCGTCGCGTCGCTGACCCTTAATCTCGTAGTCGATCCGCAAGCACGCAACTACATGAGCGGCGCATACGCCGTTCTTGTGACTTTGCTCTGGATGTTTTGCTCGAAGCTCAGCGCCCGGGTGTTTGGCCTTGACGAAATGGAATCGTCACTTCGTTACTGAACGGAGTTTGAACGGAGTTTCGAGGACAGACGGAATAATCCCCTTTTAGGCACTGCACCGGCGAATACAATCTTCGTGGTATCGGCACCCAAGCCGCCCATTCGATAGCCTGATGCCATGGCCCGTCTCCCTCGTGTGATCGCCGTCGGCATACCGCACCATGTCACCCAGCGTGGCAACGCTCGCCAGTTTCTCCTCACCACCGACGCTGCGCACGTGGATTAGCCTGTTTACCGATTAGCAAACAAAATCTTGTCAGTCCGCATGTACCACCTTTGCGGTAAATTCGCCGACTTGAACACTTTTCTGGCTCCAGGGTCACGTTTTGTGGCCTTCCAGGAAAAAAATCACGGTCCCAAACCGGCTTTTTTTAACCCCCTTTCAGAGCGCCTCTCCGTAAATACCCGCGGAATAAGCACTTGGAAAAAGTTGTTTACCACTTTCTAACTTCGGGTTTTGCCGTAAGTTTTCCTCGTTTCTTCCCGTTAACTTCCTACGGCGACTCCCTGAAAATCATCCTCTACAATCAAAACCATGAAGACTGCCCTCCTCGCTCGCGAGATCCTGACGCCGCTCGATCGCATTCATAACGGCATCCTCATCTTCGAAGACGGCTGCATTCTGGAAGTCGGCAATCGCGATTGCATCGAGGTCCCCCGCGCCTGCCGCACCATCGATCTGGGCGACGCAATCCTCACTCCCGGATTCATTGATCTTCACATCCACGGCGGTGCCGGGCACGACGTGATGGAAGGCGACGATGCCGCACTCGAAGCCGTCGAACTTCTCATCGCGAAGCACGGCGTCACCAGCTACTGCCCAACCACGGTTACGGCAGCAACCGACGTGACCCTCGTTTCACTCAATAAAATCGGGCACTTCATCGAGCGCATGGCTTCGCACGGTCCCGCCAACAACGGACGCGCGCGCCCCCTCGGCGTGCACCTCGAAGGCCCCTTCCTCGCCGAGTCGCGACGCGGCGTGCATCCGCCGAACCATCTGCAAGCGCCGTCCATCAAGCTCTTTCACGAGATGTGGCAAGCCGCCATCGGCCGCGTGAAAGTGCTGACCATCGCACCGGAATTACCAGGCGCCATCGAGTTGATTCACGAAGCACGCAAGCGCGGCGTAGTGGTGAGCCTCGGTCATTCCAACGCCGATCTCTGCGAAGCCA
This window encodes:
- a CDS encoding transposase translates to MARLPRVVAVGVPHHVTQRGNARQFLLTTDAERTIYLALLRQSAELRGLAVLGYCLMSNHVHLVVIPHHADSLALALKQAHGRYAAFWNASHQSSGHVWQGRFFSCPLDREHLWRALRYTELNPVRAGLVLSAETWSWSSAGAHCGSTLRPGWLEMETWDSWWTPSAWREYLSAGETEGERIEIRRRTYSGRPLGEPAFVEQLEQAIHRQLTPRKRGRPAKEVPADHEESLISPE
- a CDS encoding RHS repeat-associated core domain-containing protein, whose protein sequence is MARYYESAMGRFMTPDWAATPVPIPYAKPALPQSLNLYGYVANNPITGIDPDGHQDPKSAPAGDKPVQTTKECDAATGASCTTEEEDTYDTQRSGNQITLYVKHVTTTTDANGKVISTNETITNAIYNVQKDGTIGFSRALQGEPGDQHSVTQNDAEKALGGASRVYDQIADKIRTDGLLRYVGTVVAAIPSAAHFVHEVAEKSFLKAAGTTIEHFSIEHVIDEGALVEK
- the nagA gene encoding N-acetylglucosamine-6-phosphate deacetylase; amino-acid sequence: MKTALLAREILTPLDRIHNGILIFEDGCILEVGNRDCIEVPRACRTIDLGDAILTPGFIDLHIHGGAGHDVMEGDDAALEAVELLIAKHGVTSYCPTTVTAATDVTLVSLNKIGHFIERMASHGPANNGRARPLGVHLEGPFLAESRRGVHPPNHLQAPSIKLFHEMWQAAIGRVKVLTIAPELPGAIELIHEARKRGVVVSLGHSNADLCEAKRGISAGGHHATHTFNAMRPLQHRDAGLLGAILTQQCVTADIIVDGIHVDPTVVKLFLRAKGVEGAVLITDATSATGMPDGTYHLGNIEVEVKDGQCISQGKLAGSVLTLDRAVRNVMDFAGWTLQNSVRLATYNPARVLGVENSKGVLKAGADADILVMNAAGEIRNTIIGGIGI
- a CDS encoding beta strand repeat-containing protein; this encodes MRFRPLLPVVALLCFFTGTTALAQTFTSSSISLPATSLSTTTAQPGTPFPQTISVNLGGATVAGLQVKLNDWYWQNSLTYPLEIMLVGPDGTDLVFFGGNCDDANFDLQSFTNTLTLADSASGDPPNGIPAASPSACSNNATYKPFVNQELVSNSPPACPTFAGSGISSPTCADSTHTLNSVFGGRIASGTWKVYAQVWPENSIDSTNAGSLGSVSLLISVPVASSTTTAISSSNNPSFTGSSVTFTATVLSAGSPVTSGTVTFTDNGSTISGCGSDALSSGSATCTTSFGSEGSHTIQATYNPASGYSSSSGSVSQFVNNHTTVNGQAFCNSGTIAISSAGLTVPYPQHVFVSGLTGTMDEMTLTLNDVTSNGGVGNLKAMLVAPDGKAFVSTANAGGSTAPSSLTMKLSDVGTAFLDAAANATAPDSGTTYLPTYYAPAVSFPAPAPASGVNAPYSFGSATFLSTFGSENLNAAGSTDQQWSLYLSDQSGDTVTVGGYCLSFATSSNQATATALSPSPLSATLGNPVTLTANVTASGSPLAGATVTFYQSGIAAPIGSGTTDSNGNAAITTSPATEGLYNYSAEASLGSYSPSTGNASLQVDQPTTHPSANTFCNNGEIDITASSAQPLEYPSRILVSNLAGTTQSVSVSINHVTHSNVNELAMMLASPGNADLVFWSGVGAGGVTDQNFVIADTAATRFPPGTLSGGTYQPSAGVTLSFPSPAPAPVYAAVQGSGTLHAEFAGFDPNGYWSFFALDNTADGSTGSIGQRCLTFTQNAPSVGISINHVPDVFVLGDTNDTYTINVTNHGPGPTDSSLILTDTLPSGLSVVSMAGTNVDTGWSCDSGTLTCTRSTPLAYNASDPVTLTVSVGSNAPVGSNSITNSATVAGGSASGGTANDPTTVASPTAIMLNPTPGTTLPGASTTFTWTAGASATAYSLYIGSTPGAHDLGYVYAGSSLSTDVNNLPTGGGTVYLTLYSYLKSGWSGTRYQYSASGIPTAATMATPTDGSTLPASTLFTWNPGSGVTQYSLYVGTTPGGNDIAFVNARTGTSASVSIPQTGGLVYTKLYSLISGTYQSNLYKYVAGGVGAPATMTVPTDGSTISGGSAAFQWTAGTGVSQYSLYIGTTPGASDLRYVNAHLGLASTVNGLPTDGSTVYVTLYSLIGGHYQHTVYSYITSP